Proteins encoded together in one Mugil cephalus isolate CIBA_MC_2020 chromosome 16, CIBA_Mcephalus_1.1, whole genome shotgun sequence window:
- the LOC125022241 gene encoding zinc finger MIZ domain-containing protein 1-like isoform X3 → MQPPMSSMKPGLSHGDGSFPYDSVPWQQNTNQPPGSVSVVTTVWGVTNTSQSQVLGNPMANNTNPMNPGGNPLGSGMSGNNPGMNSPQFPGPQQQFPNKGNSNQGYMQQGMYGRHNYHGGGGFGGNYPGGPNSGPGGMGMPPHSRPPSDFTQPAAAAAAAAVAAAAATATATATATVAALQETQNKDMNQYGPMSSSFQMGPNQAYNSQFMNQSGPRGPPSLPGNMGTGMNASNMSGPPMGMNQPRGQGMGPFAAHGQRMPQQGYAGPRPQGMGMQGIKRPYPGEPNYGGQQYGPNSQFPNQQGQYPTPNASRPLPSPNYPGQRMPGQQLQGQYPPPSGAMGQYYKQEPPFNGQTNNFSGSGYPYNQGNMNGPPRPVGNYPHSPVPGNPTPPMTPGSNIPPYLSPNQDVKPPFPPDIKPNITALPPPPANHNEELRLTFPVRDGVVLEPFRLEHNLAVSNHVFHLRPSVHQTLMWRSDLELQFKCYHHEDRQMNTNWPASVQVSVNATPLTIERGDNKTSHKPLHLKHVCQPGRNTIQITVTACCCSHLFVLQLVHRPSVRSVLQGLLKKRLLPAEHCITKVKRNFSSVAASSGNATLNGEDGVEQTAIKVSLKCPITFRRIQLPARGHDCKHVQCFDLESYLQLNCERGTWRCPVCNKTALLEGLEVDQYMWGILNAIQNSEFEEVTIDPTCSWRPVAIKSDIHIKEDPDGPLAKRFKTMSPSQMIMPNVMEMIAQLGPGPSPYPSLPSGQGGNSSEYGSQGNSYQGHGTFDFPHGTPGGTSMNDFMHGPQLSHPPDMPNSMMAQDKPLSHNMPDSIPHSAGNDQSHGPLQQSLHASPHPGSQSGQQLHHSGPPQPSRQVPPPQQQQQQQQQQQQQQQQQQQQQQPGPNNHPHSDLAYNPSSSLDSQAGSDMPEPSLDLLPELANPDELLSYLDPPDLPSNSNDDLLSLFENN, encoded by the exons ATGCAGCCCCCCATGAGCTCCATGAAGCCCGGCCTCTCGCACGG AGATGGGTCGTTTCCGTATGACTCCGTTCCCTGGCAGCAAAACACCAATCAGCCTCCAGGTTCAGTGTCTGTAGTGACCACTGTGTGGGGCGTGACCAACACCTCACAGAGCCAG GTGTTGGGGAATCCCATGGCCAACAACACCAATCCCATGAACCCTGGGGGAAACCCCTTAGGCTCAGGGATGTCTGGTAACAATCCAGGTATGAACTCTCCTCAGTTCCCTGGCCCACAGCAGCAGTTCCCCAACAAAGGCAACTCCAACCAGGGCTACATGCAGCAGGGAATGTACGGGCGACACAACTACCACGGTGGAGGAGGCTTTGGTGGCAA TTACCCTGGAGGGCCAAACTCGGGACCTGGGGGAATGGGCATGCCTCCGCACTCCCGTCCTCCGTCAGACTTCACCCAgcctgctgctgccgccgccgccgctgctgtcgctgctgctgccgccacGGCGACTGCCACTGCCACGGCGACCGTAGCGGCCCTGCAGGAAACCCAGAACAAGGACATGAACCAATACGGACCG ATGAGTTCCTCTTTCCAGATGGGACCAAACCAGGCGTACAACAGCCAGTTCATGAACCAGTCGGGACCCCGCGGCCCTCCGTCGCTCCCTGGAAACATGGGCACGGGCATGAACGCATCCAACATGAGCGGGCCGCCGATGGGAATGAACCAACCCAGGGGACAAGGCATGGGGCCTTTCGCGGCGCACGGCCAAAGGATGCCACAGCAAGGCTACGCGGGGCCCCGGCCTCAGGGCATGGGCATGCAGGGCATTAAAAGACCGTACCCAGGAGAG CCAAACTATGGTGGGCAGCAGTATGGACCAAACAGCCAGTTCCCTAACCAGCAGGGGCAGTACCCCACACCCAATGCCTCCAGGCCGCTGCCGTCACCAAACTACCCCGGCCAGAGGATGCCAGGACAGCAGCTGCAGGGCCAATACCCGCCACCCAGTGGTGCCATGGGCCAGTACTATAAG CAAGAGCCACCTTTTAATGGCCAAACAAATAACTTCTCTGGGAGTGGATATCCGTACAACCAGGGGAATATGAATGGG cctCCCAGACCAGTGGGTAACTACCCTCACTCCCCAGTGCCAGGCAACCCCACCCCTCCGATGACCCCAGGAAGTAATATCCCTCCGTACCTGTCGCCAAACCAGGACGTGAAGCCGCCCTTCCCGCCTGACATCAAACCAAATATCACagctctccctccacctccag CCAACCACAACGAGGAGCTGCGCCTGACCTTCCCAGTGCGGGATGGTGTCGTCCTAGAGCCCTTCAGGCTAGAGCATAACCTGGCTGTCAGCAACCACGTCTTCCACTTACGGCCCTCTGTACACCAGACACTCATGTGGAG ATCGGACCTGGAGCTGCAGTTCAAGTGCTACCACCACGAAGACCGTCAGATGAACACCAACTGGCCGGCGTCGGTGCAGGTCAGCGTGAACGCCACGCCGCTCACCATCGAGCGGGGCGACAACAAGACCTCCCACAAACCCCTGCACTTGAAACACGTGTGCCAGCCCGGAAGGAACACGATCCAGATCACGGTCActgcctgctgctgt TCGCACTTGTTCGTACTGCAGCTGGTCCACAGGCCCTCGGTCCGCTCTGTTCTCCAGGGATTACTGAAGAAGAGGCTCCTGCCTGCAGAGCACTGCATCACCAAAG TTAAGAGGAACTTCAGCAGCGTAGCGGCGTCGTCTGGTAACGCCACGCTCAACGGGGAGGACGGCGTGGAGCAGACGGCCATCAAGGTTTCCCTCAAATGTCCGATCACCTTCCGGCGAATACAGCTTCCTGCGAGAGGCCACGACTGCAAACACGTTCAG TGTTTTGATTTGGAATCATATTTACAACTGAACTGTGAGCGGGGGACGTGGCGATGTCCTGTATGCAA TAAAACAGCATTATTAGAAGGACTCGAAGTGGACCAGTATATGTGGGGAATCCTGAATGCCATTCAAAA CTCGGAGTTTGAGGAGGTCACAATTGACCCGACGTGTAGTTGGCGGCCGGTGGCCATCAAGTCCGACATCCACATCAAGGAGGATCCAGACGGACCGCTGGCCAAGAGGTTTAAGACGATGAGTCCCAGCCAGATGATCATGCCAAACGTGATGGAGATGATAGCACAGCTCGGCCCGGGGCCGTCGCCGTACCCGTCGCTACCTTCTGGGCAGGGGGGCAACAGCAGCGAATACGGCAGCCAAG GCAACAGCTACCAGGGGCACGGGACCTTTGACTTCCCTCACGGGACCCCCGGCGGTACGTCGATGAACGATTTCATGCACGGCCCCCAGCTGTCTCATCCGCCCGACATGCCCAACAGCATGATGGCACAAGACAAGCCACTGTCTCACAACATGCCCGACTCA ATACCTCATTCTGCCGGCAACGACCAGTCGCATGGGCCGTTGCAGCAGAGTTTACATGCGTCTCCGCACCCTGGGAGTCAATCAGGGCAGCAGCTACACCACAGCGGGCCTCCTCAGCCCTCACGGCAAGTTCCACCtcctcaacagcagcagcagcagcagcagcaacagcaacagcaacaacaacagcagcagcagcagcaacagcccGGCCCCAACAACCACCCCCACAGCGACCTGGCCTACAACCCCTCCAGCAGTCTGGACAGCCAAGCGGGGTCGGACATGCCCGAGCCATCTTTAGAC CTTCTTCCGGAGCTCGCCAACCCAGACGAACTGTTGTCGTACCTGGACCCCCCGGACCTCCCCAGCAATAGCAACGACGACCTTCTATCGCTCTTCGAAAACAACTGA
- the LOC125022241 gene encoding zinc finger MIZ domain-containing protein 1-like isoform X1 yields MNSIPSMDRHIQQTNDRLQCIKQHLQNPANFQTAATELLDWCGDPRAFQRPFEQSLMGCLTVVSRVAAQQGFDLDLGYRLLAVCAANRDKFTPKSAETSCCRRCQSDSALLSSWCEELGRLLLLRHQKNRQNEPPGKVPMQPPMSSMKPGLSHGDGSFPYDSVPWQQNTNQPPGSVSVVTTVWGVTNTSQSQVLGNPMANNTNPMNPGGNPLGSGMSGNNPGMNSPQFPGPQQQFPNKGNSNQGYMQQGMYGRHNYHGGGGFGGNYPGGPNSGPGGMGMPPHSRPPSDFTQPAAAAAAAAVAAAAATATATATATVAALQETQNKDMNQYGPMSSSFQMGPNQAYNSQFMNQSGPRGPPSLPGNMGTGMNASNMSGPPMGMNQPRGQGMGPFAAHGQRMPQQGYAGPRPQGMGMQGIKRPYPGEPNYGGQQYGPNSQFPNQQGQYPTPNASRPLPSPNYPGQRMPGQQLQGQYPPPSGAMGQYYKQEPPFNGQTNNFSGSGYPYNQGNMNGPPRPVGNYPHSPVPGNPTPPMTPGSNIPPYLSPNQDVKPPFPPDIKPNITALPPPPANHNEELRLTFPVRDGVVLEPFRLEHNLAVSNHVFHLRPSVHQTLMWRSDLELQFKCYHHEDRQMNTNWPASVQVSVNATPLTIERGDNKTSHKPLHLKHVCQPGRNTIQITVTACCCSHLFVLQLVHRPSVRSVLQGLLKKRLLPAEHCITKVKRNFSSVAASSGNATLNGEDGVEQTAIKVSLKCPITFRRIQLPARGHDCKHVQCFDLESYLQLNCERGTWRCPVCNKTALLEGLEVDQYMWGILNAIQNSEFEEVTIDPTCSWRPVAIKSDIHIKEDPDGPLAKRFKTMSPSQMIMPNVMEMIAQLGPGPSPYPSLPSGQGGNSSEYGSQGNSYQGHGTFDFPHGTPGGTSMNDFMHGPQLSHPPDMPNSMMAQDKPLSHNMPDSIPHSAGNDQSHGPLQQSLHASPHPGSQSGQQLHHSGPPQPSRQVPPPQQQQQQQQQQQQQQQQQQQQQQPGPNNHPHSDLAYNPSSSLDSQAGSDMPEPSLDLLPELANPDELLSYLDPPDLPSNSNDDLLSLFENN; encoded by the exons aaaccagctgctgcaggaggtgtCAGTCTGACTCAG cCCTCCTGTCGTCGTGGTGCGAGGAGCTGGGacgactcctcctcctccgtcaccaGAAGAACAGGCAGAACGAGCCTCCGGGAAAAGTGCCCATGCAGCCCCCCATGAGCTCCATGAAGCCCGGCCTCTCGCACGG AGATGGGTCGTTTCCGTATGACTCCGTTCCCTGGCAGCAAAACACCAATCAGCCTCCAGGTTCAGTGTCTGTAGTGACCACTGTGTGGGGCGTGACCAACACCTCACAGAGCCAG GTGTTGGGGAATCCCATGGCCAACAACACCAATCCCATGAACCCTGGGGGAAACCCCTTAGGCTCAGGGATGTCTGGTAACAATCCAGGTATGAACTCTCCTCAGTTCCCTGGCCCACAGCAGCAGTTCCCCAACAAAGGCAACTCCAACCAGGGCTACATGCAGCAGGGAATGTACGGGCGACACAACTACCACGGTGGAGGAGGCTTTGGTGGCAA TTACCCTGGAGGGCCAAACTCGGGACCTGGGGGAATGGGCATGCCTCCGCACTCCCGTCCTCCGTCAGACTTCACCCAgcctgctgctgccgccgccgccgctgctgtcgctgctgctgccgccacGGCGACTGCCACTGCCACGGCGACCGTAGCGGCCCTGCAGGAAACCCAGAACAAGGACATGAACCAATACGGACCG ATGAGTTCCTCTTTCCAGATGGGACCAAACCAGGCGTACAACAGCCAGTTCATGAACCAGTCGGGACCCCGCGGCCCTCCGTCGCTCCCTGGAAACATGGGCACGGGCATGAACGCATCCAACATGAGCGGGCCGCCGATGGGAATGAACCAACCCAGGGGACAAGGCATGGGGCCTTTCGCGGCGCACGGCCAAAGGATGCCACAGCAAGGCTACGCGGGGCCCCGGCCTCAGGGCATGGGCATGCAGGGCATTAAAAGACCGTACCCAGGAGAG CCAAACTATGGTGGGCAGCAGTATGGACCAAACAGCCAGTTCCCTAACCAGCAGGGGCAGTACCCCACACCCAATGCCTCCAGGCCGCTGCCGTCACCAAACTACCCCGGCCAGAGGATGCCAGGACAGCAGCTGCAGGGCCAATACCCGCCACCCAGTGGTGCCATGGGCCAGTACTATAAG CAAGAGCCACCTTTTAATGGCCAAACAAATAACTTCTCTGGGAGTGGATATCCGTACAACCAGGGGAATATGAATGGG cctCCCAGACCAGTGGGTAACTACCCTCACTCCCCAGTGCCAGGCAACCCCACCCCTCCGATGACCCCAGGAAGTAATATCCCTCCGTACCTGTCGCCAAACCAGGACGTGAAGCCGCCCTTCCCGCCTGACATCAAACCAAATATCACagctctccctccacctccag CCAACCACAACGAGGAGCTGCGCCTGACCTTCCCAGTGCGGGATGGTGTCGTCCTAGAGCCCTTCAGGCTAGAGCATAACCTGGCTGTCAGCAACCACGTCTTCCACTTACGGCCCTCTGTACACCAGACACTCATGTGGAG ATCGGACCTGGAGCTGCAGTTCAAGTGCTACCACCACGAAGACCGTCAGATGAACACCAACTGGCCGGCGTCGGTGCAGGTCAGCGTGAACGCCACGCCGCTCACCATCGAGCGGGGCGACAACAAGACCTCCCACAAACCCCTGCACTTGAAACACGTGTGCCAGCCCGGAAGGAACACGATCCAGATCACGGTCActgcctgctgctgt TCGCACTTGTTCGTACTGCAGCTGGTCCACAGGCCCTCGGTCCGCTCTGTTCTCCAGGGATTACTGAAGAAGAGGCTCCTGCCTGCAGAGCACTGCATCACCAAAG TTAAGAGGAACTTCAGCAGCGTAGCGGCGTCGTCTGGTAACGCCACGCTCAACGGGGAGGACGGCGTGGAGCAGACGGCCATCAAGGTTTCCCTCAAATGTCCGATCACCTTCCGGCGAATACAGCTTCCTGCGAGAGGCCACGACTGCAAACACGTTCAG TGTTTTGATTTGGAATCATATTTACAACTGAACTGTGAGCGGGGGACGTGGCGATGTCCTGTATGCAA TAAAACAGCATTATTAGAAGGACTCGAAGTGGACCAGTATATGTGGGGAATCCTGAATGCCATTCAAAA CTCGGAGTTTGAGGAGGTCACAATTGACCCGACGTGTAGTTGGCGGCCGGTGGCCATCAAGTCCGACATCCACATCAAGGAGGATCCAGACGGACCGCTGGCCAAGAGGTTTAAGACGATGAGTCCCAGCCAGATGATCATGCCAAACGTGATGGAGATGATAGCACAGCTCGGCCCGGGGCCGTCGCCGTACCCGTCGCTACCTTCTGGGCAGGGGGGCAACAGCAGCGAATACGGCAGCCAAG GCAACAGCTACCAGGGGCACGGGACCTTTGACTTCCCTCACGGGACCCCCGGCGGTACGTCGATGAACGATTTCATGCACGGCCCCCAGCTGTCTCATCCGCCCGACATGCCCAACAGCATGATGGCACAAGACAAGCCACTGTCTCACAACATGCCCGACTCA ATACCTCATTCTGCCGGCAACGACCAGTCGCATGGGCCGTTGCAGCAGAGTTTACATGCGTCTCCGCACCCTGGGAGTCAATCAGGGCAGCAGCTACACCACAGCGGGCCTCCTCAGCCCTCACGGCAAGTTCCACCtcctcaacagcagcagcagcagcagcagcaacagcaacagcaacaacaacagcagcagcagcagcaacagcccGGCCCCAACAACCACCCCCACAGCGACCTGGCCTACAACCCCTCCAGCAGTCTGGACAGCCAAGCGGGGTCGGACATGCCCGAGCCATCTTTAGAC CTTCTTCCGGAGCTCGCCAACCCAGACGAACTGTTGTCGTACCTGGACCCCCCGGACCTCCCCAGCAATAGCAACGACGACCTTCTATCGCTCTTCGAAAACAACTGA
- the LOC125022241 gene encoding zinc finger MIZ domain-containing protein 1-like isoform X2: MNSIPSMDRHIQQTNDRLQCIKQHLQNPANFQTAATELLDWCGDPRAFQRPFEQSLMGCLTVVSRVAAQQGFDLDLGYRLLAVCAANRDKFTPKSAALLSSWCEELGRLLLLRHQKNRQNEPPGKVPMQPPMSSMKPGLSHGDGSFPYDSVPWQQNTNQPPGSVSVVTTVWGVTNTSQSQVLGNPMANNTNPMNPGGNPLGSGMSGNNPGMNSPQFPGPQQQFPNKGNSNQGYMQQGMYGRHNYHGGGGFGGNYPGGPNSGPGGMGMPPHSRPPSDFTQPAAAAAAAAVAAAAATATATATATVAALQETQNKDMNQYGPMSSSFQMGPNQAYNSQFMNQSGPRGPPSLPGNMGTGMNASNMSGPPMGMNQPRGQGMGPFAAHGQRMPQQGYAGPRPQGMGMQGIKRPYPGEPNYGGQQYGPNSQFPNQQGQYPTPNASRPLPSPNYPGQRMPGQQLQGQYPPPSGAMGQYYKQEPPFNGQTNNFSGSGYPYNQGNMNGPPRPVGNYPHSPVPGNPTPPMTPGSNIPPYLSPNQDVKPPFPPDIKPNITALPPPPANHNEELRLTFPVRDGVVLEPFRLEHNLAVSNHVFHLRPSVHQTLMWRSDLELQFKCYHHEDRQMNTNWPASVQVSVNATPLTIERGDNKTSHKPLHLKHVCQPGRNTIQITVTACCCSHLFVLQLVHRPSVRSVLQGLLKKRLLPAEHCITKVKRNFSSVAASSGNATLNGEDGVEQTAIKVSLKCPITFRRIQLPARGHDCKHVQCFDLESYLQLNCERGTWRCPVCNKTALLEGLEVDQYMWGILNAIQNSEFEEVTIDPTCSWRPVAIKSDIHIKEDPDGPLAKRFKTMSPSQMIMPNVMEMIAQLGPGPSPYPSLPSGQGGNSSEYGSQGNSYQGHGTFDFPHGTPGGTSMNDFMHGPQLSHPPDMPNSMMAQDKPLSHNMPDSIPHSAGNDQSHGPLQQSLHASPHPGSQSGQQLHHSGPPQPSRQVPPPQQQQQQQQQQQQQQQQQQQQQQPGPNNHPHSDLAYNPSSSLDSQAGSDMPEPSLDLLPELANPDELLSYLDPPDLPSNSNDDLLSLFENN, from the exons cCCTCCTGTCGTCGTGGTGCGAGGAGCTGGGacgactcctcctcctccgtcaccaGAAGAACAGGCAGAACGAGCCTCCGGGAAAAGTGCCCATGCAGCCCCCCATGAGCTCCATGAAGCCCGGCCTCTCGCACGG AGATGGGTCGTTTCCGTATGACTCCGTTCCCTGGCAGCAAAACACCAATCAGCCTCCAGGTTCAGTGTCTGTAGTGACCACTGTGTGGGGCGTGACCAACACCTCACAGAGCCAG GTGTTGGGGAATCCCATGGCCAACAACACCAATCCCATGAACCCTGGGGGAAACCCCTTAGGCTCAGGGATGTCTGGTAACAATCCAGGTATGAACTCTCCTCAGTTCCCTGGCCCACAGCAGCAGTTCCCCAACAAAGGCAACTCCAACCAGGGCTACATGCAGCAGGGAATGTACGGGCGACACAACTACCACGGTGGAGGAGGCTTTGGTGGCAA TTACCCTGGAGGGCCAAACTCGGGACCTGGGGGAATGGGCATGCCTCCGCACTCCCGTCCTCCGTCAGACTTCACCCAgcctgctgctgccgccgccgccgctgctgtcgctgctgctgccgccacGGCGACTGCCACTGCCACGGCGACCGTAGCGGCCCTGCAGGAAACCCAGAACAAGGACATGAACCAATACGGACCG ATGAGTTCCTCTTTCCAGATGGGACCAAACCAGGCGTACAACAGCCAGTTCATGAACCAGTCGGGACCCCGCGGCCCTCCGTCGCTCCCTGGAAACATGGGCACGGGCATGAACGCATCCAACATGAGCGGGCCGCCGATGGGAATGAACCAACCCAGGGGACAAGGCATGGGGCCTTTCGCGGCGCACGGCCAAAGGATGCCACAGCAAGGCTACGCGGGGCCCCGGCCTCAGGGCATGGGCATGCAGGGCATTAAAAGACCGTACCCAGGAGAG CCAAACTATGGTGGGCAGCAGTATGGACCAAACAGCCAGTTCCCTAACCAGCAGGGGCAGTACCCCACACCCAATGCCTCCAGGCCGCTGCCGTCACCAAACTACCCCGGCCAGAGGATGCCAGGACAGCAGCTGCAGGGCCAATACCCGCCACCCAGTGGTGCCATGGGCCAGTACTATAAG CAAGAGCCACCTTTTAATGGCCAAACAAATAACTTCTCTGGGAGTGGATATCCGTACAACCAGGGGAATATGAATGGG cctCCCAGACCAGTGGGTAACTACCCTCACTCCCCAGTGCCAGGCAACCCCACCCCTCCGATGACCCCAGGAAGTAATATCCCTCCGTACCTGTCGCCAAACCAGGACGTGAAGCCGCCCTTCCCGCCTGACATCAAACCAAATATCACagctctccctccacctccag CCAACCACAACGAGGAGCTGCGCCTGACCTTCCCAGTGCGGGATGGTGTCGTCCTAGAGCCCTTCAGGCTAGAGCATAACCTGGCTGTCAGCAACCACGTCTTCCACTTACGGCCCTCTGTACACCAGACACTCATGTGGAG ATCGGACCTGGAGCTGCAGTTCAAGTGCTACCACCACGAAGACCGTCAGATGAACACCAACTGGCCGGCGTCGGTGCAGGTCAGCGTGAACGCCACGCCGCTCACCATCGAGCGGGGCGACAACAAGACCTCCCACAAACCCCTGCACTTGAAACACGTGTGCCAGCCCGGAAGGAACACGATCCAGATCACGGTCActgcctgctgctgt TCGCACTTGTTCGTACTGCAGCTGGTCCACAGGCCCTCGGTCCGCTCTGTTCTCCAGGGATTACTGAAGAAGAGGCTCCTGCCTGCAGAGCACTGCATCACCAAAG TTAAGAGGAACTTCAGCAGCGTAGCGGCGTCGTCTGGTAACGCCACGCTCAACGGGGAGGACGGCGTGGAGCAGACGGCCATCAAGGTTTCCCTCAAATGTCCGATCACCTTCCGGCGAATACAGCTTCCTGCGAGAGGCCACGACTGCAAACACGTTCAG TGTTTTGATTTGGAATCATATTTACAACTGAACTGTGAGCGGGGGACGTGGCGATGTCCTGTATGCAA TAAAACAGCATTATTAGAAGGACTCGAAGTGGACCAGTATATGTGGGGAATCCTGAATGCCATTCAAAA CTCGGAGTTTGAGGAGGTCACAATTGACCCGACGTGTAGTTGGCGGCCGGTGGCCATCAAGTCCGACATCCACATCAAGGAGGATCCAGACGGACCGCTGGCCAAGAGGTTTAAGACGATGAGTCCCAGCCAGATGATCATGCCAAACGTGATGGAGATGATAGCACAGCTCGGCCCGGGGCCGTCGCCGTACCCGTCGCTACCTTCTGGGCAGGGGGGCAACAGCAGCGAATACGGCAGCCAAG GCAACAGCTACCAGGGGCACGGGACCTTTGACTTCCCTCACGGGACCCCCGGCGGTACGTCGATGAACGATTTCATGCACGGCCCCCAGCTGTCTCATCCGCCCGACATGCCCAACAGCATGATGGCACAAGACAAGCCACTGTCTCACAACATGCCCGACTCA ATACCTCATTCTGCCGGCAACGACCAGTCGCATGGGCCGTTGCAGCAGAGTTTACATGCGTCTCCGCACCCTGGGAGTCAATCAGGGCAGCAGCTACACCACAGCGGGCCTCCTCAGCCCTCACGGCAAGTTCCACCtcctcaacagcagcagcagcagcagcagcaacagcaacagcaacaacaacagcagcagcagcagcaacagcccGGCCCCAACAACCACCCCCACAGCGACCTGGCCTACAACCCCTCCAGCAGTCTGGACAGCCAAGCGGGGTCGGACATGCCCGAGCCATCTTTAGAC CTTCTTCCGGAGCTCGCCAACCCAGACGAACTGTTGTCGTACCTGGACCCCCCGGACCTCCCCAGCAATAGCAACGACGACCTTCTATCGCTCTTCGAAAACAACTGA